From Verrucomicrobiia bacterium, the proteins below share one genomic window:
- a CDS encoding KamA family radical SAM protein, whose amino-acid sequence MSSYSESGGDSKSGELAKLNSLKQFRSAGRGFWNAVSDEDWNDWRWQLKHRINSLEQLQRLMPTLTPEEHAGTLLAASKLSLAITPYFFNLIDPSDENDPIRWQVIPRIEETNTATWEMSDPCGEDSHSPVPGLVHRYPDRVLFLVTDRCASYCRYCTRSRLVSNASGYDFHPEFEKQIAYVRSHPEVRDVLLSGGDPLLLSDDKLEYLLGQLRSIPHVEFLRIGSRIPIFLPQRITPALCAMLKKYHPLFLSIHSNHPRELTTEVRDALARLAEAGIPLGNQSVLLRNVNDDVTVMRALVQKLLMCRVKPYYLYQCDLIAGSAHLRASVRKGLEIMEGLRGHTTGYAIPQYVIDAPGGGGKVPINPEYVLTRNEDRVIIRNFEGKIFEYPEATDGTPLLEAPTQIEEPELA is encoded by the coding sequence ATGTCAAGCTACTCAGAGTCGGGCGGCGACAGTAAAAGCGGCGAACTCGCCAAATTGAACTCTCTTAAACAATTTCGCTCCGCCGGACGCGGCTTTTGGAACGCGGTTTCCGACGAGGACTGGAACGATTGGCGCTGGCAACTCAAGCACCGTATCAACTCCCTTGAGCAACTCCAGCGCCTCATGCCCACCCTCACCCCCGAGGAACACGCCGGCACGCTGCTCGCCGCCTCCAAACTTTCCCTCGCCATCACCCCCTACTTTTTCAACCTCATTGACCCGTCCGACGAAAACGATCCCATCCGCTGGCAAGTCATCCCGCGCATCGAAGAAACCAACACCGCCACCTGGGAAATGTCCGACCCTTGCGGCGAAGATTCCCATTCCCCCGTGCCCGGTCTTGTCCATCGCTATCCCGACCGCGTCCTGTTTCTCGTCACCGACCGCTGCGCATCCTATTGCCGTTACTGCACCCGCTCCCGCCTCGTCAGCAACGCCAGCGGCTACGATTTTCATCCCGAATTCGAAAAACAAATCGCCTACGTGCGCAGCCATCCCGAAGTGCGCGACGTCCTCCTCAGCGGCGGCGATCCCCTCCTCCTCAGCGACGACAAACTCGAATACCTCCTCGGCCAGTTGCGCTCCATTCCCCACGTGGAATTCCTGCGCATCGGCTCGCGCATCCCCATTTTCCTGCCGCAACGCATCACCCCTGCGCTCTGCGCCATGCTCAAAAAATATCATCCCCTGTTCCTCAGCATCCACAGCAACCACCCCCGCGAACTCACCACCGAAGTCCGCGATGCCCTCGCCCGCCTTGCCGAAGCCGGCATCCCGCTCGGCAACCAATCCGTTTTACTGCGCAACGTGAACGACGACGTCACCGTCATGCGCGCCCTCGTGCAAAAACTGCTCATGTGCCGGGTAAAACCCTATTACCTGTATCAATGCGACCTCATCGCCGGCTCCGCGCACCTGCGCGCCAGCGTGCGCAAAGGCCTTGAGATCATGGAAGGCCTGCGCGGCCACACCACCGGCTACGCCATTCCGCAATACGTCATAGACGCCCCCGGCGGCGGCGGCAAAGTGCCCATCAACCCTGAATACGTCCTCACCCGCAACGAAGACCGCGTCATCATCCGCAACTTCGAAGGCAAAATTTTCGAATACCCCGAAGCCACCGATGGAACCCCCCTCCTCGAAGCCCCCACCCAAATCGAAGAACCCGAGTTGGCTTGA